Proteins from one Deinococcus fonticola genomic window:
- a CDS encoding NCS2 family permease: MTQTAPPPTSGLDRYFGITQSGSTVSRELRAGLTTFLTMSYILFVNPQVLGNAIHVPNAFVQLLMTTAIAAAFGSFMMGLVAKYPFAQAPGMGLNAFFAFTVVLTMKVPWETALGAVFISGVLFVLLSVIGVRQAIVQSIPSALKFAITGGIGAFLAFLGLKNSGLVVSNPATFVGLGSLLSPPVWLALVGLVVTTGLMARRVTGAILWGILVTTLLGILLHLPVYPGGASGALQAFSGFSGNLLGIFGTPVWPGDLVGKMDLAGALGLGLLHVVFTFFFVDFFDATGTLTGLSQKAGFLDAQGNMPRPRRLFAMDGLAAMFGAFMGTSTTTAYVESASGIGEGGRTGLTAVTVGVLFLLSMFLWPLASAIPAAATAPALILVGALMMEGVKEVDWSDIGESLPAFLTILLMPLTFSIANGVSFGIISYCAIKLLSGQARKVSPILYVIAALLLARYLFLVNE; encoded by the coding sequence ATGACCCAGACCGCCCCTCCCCCCACCTCTGGACTCGACCGGTACTTCGGGATCACCCAGAGCGGCTCGACGGTTTCGCGCGAACTGCGGGCCGGGCTGACCACCTTCCTGACCATGAGTTACATCCTGTTCGTGAACCCGCAGGTGCTCGGGAACGCCATTCACGTGCCCAACGCCTTCGTGCAGCTGCTGATGACCACCGCGATTGCGGCCGCGTTCGGCAGTTTCATGATGGGCCTGGTGGCGAAGTACCCCTTCGCGCAGGCCCCGGGCATGGGCCTCAACGCCTTCTTCGCCTTCACGGTGGTGCTGACCATGAAGGTGCCGTGGGAAACGGCGCTCGGCGCGGTGTTCATCAGCGGCGTGCTGTTCGTGCTGCTCAGCGTCATAGGGGTGCGGCAGGCCATCGTGCAGTCGATTCCCTCGGCCCTGAAATTTGCCATCACCGGCGGCATCGGGGCGTTTCTGGCGTTCCTGGGCCTCAAGAACTCGGGGCTGGTGGTCAGCAACCCCGCCACCTTCGTGGGTCTGGGTTCGCTGCTTTCCCCGCCGGTCTGGCTGGCGCTGGTCGGCCTGGTCGTGACCACCGGCCTGATGGCCCGCCGCGTCACCGGGGCGATCCTGTGGGGCATTCTGGTGACCACGCTGCTGGGCATCCTGCTGCACCTGCCGGTCTACCCGGGCGGTGCCAGCGGAGCCCTGCAGGCATTTTCCGGCTTTAGCGGCAACCTGCTGGGCATCTTCGGCACGCCGGTGTGGCCCGGCGACCTGGTCGGCAAGATGGATCTGGCGGGCGCCCTGGGGCTGGGCCTCCTGCACGTGGTGTTCACCTTCTTCTTCGTGGATTTCTTCGACGCGACCGGCACCCTGACCGGCCTCTCGCAGAAGGCCGGCTTTCTCGACGCGCAGGGCAACATGCCGCGCCCGCGCCGCCTGTTTGCCATGGACGGCCTGGCCGCCATGTTCGGGGCTTTCATGGGCACCAGCACCACCACCGCTTACGTCGAGTCGGCCAGCGGCATCGGTGAGGGGGGCCGCACCGGCCTGACCGCCGTGACGGTGGGGGTACTGTTCCTGCTGAGCATGTTCCTGTGGCCCCTCGCCTCGGCCATTCCCGCCGCCGCCACCGCGCCCGCCCTGATCCTGGTGGGCGCCCTGATGATGGAAGGCGTCAAAGAAGTCGACTGGAGCGACATAGGCGAGAGCCTGCCGGCCTTCCTGACTATCCTGTTGATGCCGCTGACCTTCAGCATCGCCAACGGCGTGAGCTTCGGCATCATCAGCTACTGCGCCATCAAGCTGCTAAGCGGCCAGGCCCGCAAGGTCAGTCCTATTCTGTACGTGATCGCGGCCCTGCTGCTGGCCCGCTACCTGTTCCTGGTCAACGAGTAA
- a CDS encoding xanthine dehydrogenase small subunit, producing the protein MDTLKVNVNGQPREVLGAQPHTTLLNWLRDQGLTGAKEGCAEGECGACAVLVARPDGDHVSGPGGTRWESVNACLVLLPAVHGQSIVTAEGLGTPGALHPVQRELAQRGGSQCGYCTPGFVVSMAAEYYRPGRREGEHHAPNGFDIHALSGNLCRCTGYRPIQDAAHALGTPAEGDPFARRRQEPAPPTRPLHLHTLQGEFHRPASLPEALELLARHPDAKVLAGGTDWGVEVNLRHARAGVTVAVDALPELRELHWTREFVEIGAGLTLSEIERRLDGRVPLLAQWFPQFASRLIRNSATLGGNLGTASPIGDSPPVLLALDASLVLASAEGDRVVPLADYFTGYRQTVLRPGELIRAVRIPLPLAPVTAFYKVAKRRFDDISSVAAGIALELEAGVVKQVRIGLGGVAATPIRALETEVALRGQPWTQDTVRRAARVMGGEGTPLGDHRASAAYRTAMLEQLLLKFYAEHPAAGAREEVAG; encoded by the coding sequence ATGGACACGCTGAAGGTGAACGTCAACGGACAGCCGCGGGAAGTGCTGGGCGCACAGCCGCACACCACCTTGCTGAACTGGCTGCGCGACCAGGGCCTCACGGGCGCCAAGGAAGGCTGCGCCGAGGGAGAATGTGGGGCCTGCGCGGTGCTGGTCGCCCGCCCGGACGGCGACCATGTGAGTGGGCCGGGGGGCACCCGCTGGGAAAGTGTAAACGCCTGCCTGGTGCTGCTGCCCGCCGTGCACGGGCAGAGCATCGTGACCGCCGAGGGCCTGGGCACGCCTGGCGCCCTGCACCCGGTGCAGCGCGAGCTGGCGCAGCGCGGCGGCAGCCAGTGCGGGTACTGCACGCCGGGGTTCGTGGTGAGCATGGCGGCGGAGTATTACCGGCCCGGGCGCAGGGAGGGCGAACACCACGCCCCCAACGGCTTCGACATTCACGCCCTGAGCGGGAATCTGTGCCGCTGCACCGGCTACCGCCCCATTCAGGACGCCGCGCACGCCCTGGGCACGCCAGCGGAGGGCGACCCCTTCGCCCGGCGACGCCAGGAGCCGGCCCCCCCCACCCGACCCCTGCACCTGCACACGCTGCAGGGTGAATTTCACCGCCCGGCCAGCCTGCCAGAAGCGCTGGAGTTGCTTGCGCGCCACCCGGACGCCAAAGTGCTGGCCGGCGGCACCGACTGGGGCGTGGAAGTCAACCTGCGCCACGCGCGCGCCGGGGTGACGGTCGCGGTGGACGCCCTGCCCGAGCTGCGTGAGCTGCACTGGACTCGGGAGTTCGTGGAAATCGGGGCGGGCCTCACCCTCTCGGAGATCGAGCGCCGCCTGGACGGCCGGGTGCCGCTGCTGGCGCAGTGGTTCCCGCAGTTCGCCAGCCGCCTGATCCGCAACTCGGCCACGCTGGGCGGCAACCTGGGCACCGCCTCGCCCATCGGGGACAGCCCCCCGGTGCTGCTGGCGCTGGACGCGTCGCTGGTGCTGGCTTCAGCCGAGGGCGACCGGGTGGTGCCGCTGGCCGACTATTTCACCGGCTACCGCCAGACCGTGCTGCGGCCCGGCGAACTGATCCGCGCCGTGCGGATTCCTCTGCCGCTTGCACCCGTCACCGCCTTCTACAAGGTCGCCAAGCGCCGCTTCGACGACATCTCCAGCGTGGCAGCGGGGATCGCCCTGGAACTGGAGGCGGGCGTGGTGAAACAGGTTCGCATCGGGCTGGGCGGGGTGGCCGCCACCCCGATCCGCGCCCTGGAGACCGAGGTGGCGCTGCGAGGCCAGCCCTGGACGCAGGACACGGTGCGGCGGGCCGCCCGCGTGATGGGCGGCGAGGGCACCCCGCTGGGCGATCACCGCGCCAGCGCAGCCTACCGCACGGCTATGCTGGAGCAGCTGCTGCTGAAGTTCTATGCCGAGCATCCGGCGGCCGGCGCCAGAGAGGAGGTGGCGGGATGA
- the xdhB gene encoding xanthine dehydrogenase molybdopterin binding subunit: MTSLHERPPVGAVGAATVHESAPGHVTGSALYTDDLGVRLQGLLHAWPVNSPHAHARVTRLDPSPALEVPGVVRVLTAADVPGVNDAGVKGDEPLFPTEVMYHGHAVCWVLAESVEAARLGAGAVETEYEPLPSLVTIQEAIAAGSFQGAQSTLRRGDVTLGFAQAAHIFEGEFDIGGQEHFYLETNAALAHVDESGQVFIQSSTQHPSETQEIAAHVLGLGSSEVTVQCLRMGGGFGGKEMQPHGYAAIAALGATLTGRPVRLRLNRTQDITMTGKRHPFHATWKVGFDTEGQLLALQATLTSDGGWSLDLSEPVMARALCHIDNAYFIPHIEVHGRIARTNKTSQTAFRGFGGPQGMLVIEDILGRCAPRLGLDAHELRRRNFYRPDDATPYGQPVRHAERLSDLWAQLLARSDFSARQQEVRAFNAQHEHVKRGLSITPVKFGISFNFTAYNQAGALVHVYKDGSVLINHGGTEMGQGLHTKMIQVAATTLGVPPARVRLAPTRTDKVPNTSATAASSGADLNGGAVKDACEQIKARLAAVAAGALSAAGKAHVSSLGVHPNDVRFENGQVYPLGRPDLSMTFEQVVHDAYYLRTQLWAAGFYRTPGLHWNREAMQGHPFKYFAYGASVSEVEVDGFTGASRLKRVDILHDVGDSLSPLIDLGQVEGGFVQGAGWLTLEELRWDESGGPNRGRLLTQAASTYKLPSFSEMPEIFNVALLERATETGVVYGSKAVGEPPLMLAISVREALREACAAFGPAAREQTLSSPATPEAVYWALNRARKGAQEKDAQEPAPADD, translated from the coding sequence ATGACCAGCCTGCATGAACGCCCTCCGGTCGGCGCGGTCGGCGCGGCCACCGTGCACGAGAGTGCGCCGGGACACGTTACCGGCTCCGCGCTGTACACCGACGACCTGGGAGTGCGCCTCCAGGGCCTGCTGCACGCCTGGCCAGTGAATTCGCCGCACGCCCACGCGCGCGTCACGCGGCTTGACCCCTCCCCGGCGCTGGAGGTACCGGGCGTGGTACGGGTGCTGACCGCCGCCGACGTGCCCGGCGTGAACGACGCGGGCGTGAAGGGCGACGAGCCGCTTTTTCCCACTGAAGTCATGTACCACGGCCACGCGGTGTGCTGGGTGCTGGCCGAGAGCGTGGAGGCGGCGCGGCTGGGGGCGGGCGCCGTGGAGACCGAATACGAACCGCTGCCCTCACTGGTGACCATCCAGGAGGCGATCGCTGCCGGATCGTTCCAGGGTGCGCAGTCCACCCTGCGGCGCGGGGACGTGACTCTGGGCTTCGCGCAGGCGGCACACATCTTCGAGGGGGAATTCGACATCGGCGGCCAGGAGCACTTCTACCTGGAGACGAACGCCGCGCTGGCCCACGTGGACGAGTCCGGGCAGGTGTTCATCCAGTCGAGCACCCAGCACCCCAGCGAGACGCAGGAAATCGCGGCGCACGTGCTGGGCCTCGGCTCCAGCGAGGTCACGGTGCAGTGCCTGCGCATGGGTGGGGGGTTTGGCGGCAAGGAGATGCAGCCGCACGGCTACGCGGCCATCGCTGCGCTGGGGGCCACGCTGACGGGCCGCCCGGTGAGGCTGCGCCTGAACCGCACCCAGGACATCACCATGACCGGCAAGCGCCACCCCTTTCACGCGACCTGGAAAGTCGGCTTTGATACAGAAGGCCAGTTGCTGGCGCTCCAAGCAACCCTCACCAGCGACGGCGGCTGGAGCCTCGACCTCTCCGAACCCGTGATGGCGCGGGCGCTGTGCCACATCGACAACGCCTACTTCATTCCGCACATCGAGGTGCACGGGCGCATCGCCCGGACAAACAAGACCTCGCAGACGGCTTTCCGGGGTTTCGGCGGGCCGCAGGGCATGCTGGTCATCGAGGACATCCTGGGCCGCTGTGCCCCCAGACTCGGCCTGGACGCGCACGAGCTACGGCGGCGCAACTTCTACCGGCCGGACGACGCCACCCCCTACGGCCAGCCGGTGCGCCACGCCGAGCGCCTGAGCGACCTGTGGGCGCAGCTGCTCGCGCGCAGCGACTTCAGCGCCCGCCAGCAGGAAGTCCGCGCTTTCAACGCGCAGCACGAGCACGTCAAACGCGGCCTGAGCATCACCCCGGTCAAGTTCGGGATTTCCTTCAACTTCACCGCCTACAACCAGGCCGGGGCGCTGGTGCACGTCTACAAGGACGGCTCGGTGCTGATCAACCACGGCGGCACCGAGATGGGCCAGGGCCTGCACACCAAGATGATCCAGGTGGCGGCCACGACCCTGGGTGTGCCGCCCGCGCGGGTGCGCCTGGCCCCCACCCGCACCGACAAGGTGCCCAATACCTCGGCCACGGCGGCCAGCAGCGGCGCCGACCTCAACGGCGGGGCGGTCAAGGACGCCTGCGAGCAGATCAAGGCCCGGCTCGCGGCGGTGGCGGCGGGCGCCCTGAGCGCGGCGGGCAAGGCGCACGTGTCCAGCCTGGGCGTGCACCCGAACGATGTGCGCTTCGAGAACGGCCAGGTGTACCCCCTGGGCCGGCCCGACCTCAGCATGACCTTCGAGCAGGTCGTGCACGACGCCTATTACCTGCGCACGCAGCTGTGGGCAGCGGGCTTTTACCGCACGCCGGGCCTGCACTGGAATCGCGAGGCCATGCAGGGCCACCCCTTCAAGTACTTCGCTTACGGCGCGTCGGTGTCCGAGGTCGAGGTGGACGGCTTCACCGGGGCCTCGCGCTTGAAACGCGTGGACATCCTGCACGACGTAGGCGACAGCCTCTCACCGCTGATCGACCTGGGGCAGGTGGAGGGCGGCTTCGTGCAGGGCGCGGGCTGGCTGACCCTGGAGGAACTGCGCTGGGACGAGTCCGGCGGCCCGAACCGGGGCCGGCTGCTGACCCAGGCGGCCAGCACCTACAAACTCCCCAGTTTCTCGGAGATGCCCGAAATCTTCAACGTGGCCCTGCTGGAACGCGCCACCGAGACCGGTGTGGTCTACGGCAGCAAGGCGGTGGGCGAGCCGCCCCTGATGCTGGCGATTTCCGTGCGCGAGGCGCTACGCGAAGCCTGCGCGGCTTTCGGCCCGGCTGCCCGCGAGCAGACACTCTCCAGCCCCGCCACGCCCGAAGCGGTGTACTGGGCGCTGAACCGGGCCAGAAAGGGCGCTCAGGAAAAGGACGCACAGGAACCCGCCCCGGCGGACGACTGA
- the guaD gene encoding guanine deaminase, translating into MTQTQTTQPQTNQPHTNQNLYRATFMHTPASPFETPDALQVQEDGGLLVAGGVIQASGPFGELRAGHPGAEVSDLRGGLLLPGFIDTHVHYPQGRVIGGLGMPLLEWLDRNALPEEARLADPDYARAVAQEFTRSLLQNGTTTALVFGSHFAGAVDTLFAEAERSGLRAVAGLVVSDRLLRPELHTTPQRAYEESRALIERWHGVGRQLYAVTPRFSLSASEGMLEACAALMREFQGLRFTSHINENLAEIGVVQGLFPQARDYLDTYERAGLVTRRSVLAHNIHPNDRELGAMAAHGCSAAHCPCSNSALGSGFFPLKRHLQAGVHVSLGTDVGGGTGFSMLKEGLQAYFMQQLQGERGVPLTPAHLLYLATRAGAQALDLAHLTGDFSVGRVFDAVLIDPAPQTALRAVYAAAESPLRLLAATFASGTPGDVARVWAGGDNAYQARRDLAAIHP; encoded by the coding sequence ATGACCCAGACTCAAACGACCCAGCCCCAAACGAATCAGCCCCATACCAACCAGAATCTCTACCGCGCCACGTTCATGCACACGCCCGCCAGCCCATTCGAGACGCCGGACGCCTTACAGGTTCAGGAGGACGGCGGCCTGCTGGTGGCGGGCGGCGTGATTCAGGCCAGCGGCCCCTTTGGCGAGCTGCGGGCCGGGCATCCAGGCGCGGAAGTGAGCGACCTGCGCGGCGGGCTGCTGCTGCCGGGATTTATCGACACGCACGTGCATTACCCGCAGGGCCGGGTGATCGGCGGGCTGGGAATGCCGCTGCTGGAGTGGCTCGACAGGAACGCCCTGCCGGAAGAGGCGCGTCTGGCCGACCCTGACTATGCCCGCGCGGTGGCGCAGGAATTCACCCGCTCGCTGCTACAAAACGGCACCACCACCGCGCTGGTGTTCGGCAGCCATTTCGCGGGAGCGGTGGATACGCTTTTTGCCGAAGCCGAGCGCAGCGGCCTGCGGGCGGTGGCCGGGCTGGTCGTGAGTGACCGCCTGCTGCGCCCCGAACTGCACACCACCCCCCAGCGGGCCTATGAAGAAAGCCGGGCCCTGATCGAGCGGTGGCACGGCGTGGGGCGGCAGCTCTACGCCGTGACCCCGCGTTTTTCGCTCTCGGCCTCGGAGGGAATGCTGGAGGCCTGCGCCGCGCTGATGCGCGAATTCCAGGGCCTGCGCTTCACCAGCCACATCAACGAGAACCTGGCCGAAATCGGGGTGGTGCAGGGCCTCTTTCCGCAGGCCCGCGATTACCTCGACACCTACGAGCGCGCCGGGCTGGTCACGCGCCGCAGCGTCCTGGCGCACAACATTCACCCGAATGACCGCGAACTGGGTGCCATGGCCGCGCATGGGTGCAGCGCCGCGCATTGCCCGTGCAGCAACTCGGCGCTGGGCAGCGGGTTTTTTCCCCTGAAACGCCACCTTCAGGCGGGCGTGCACGTCTCGCTGGGCACCGACGTGGGCGGCGGCACCGGCTTCTCGATGCTGAAAGAGGGGCTCCAGGCGTACTTCATGCAGCAGCTTCAGGGCGAGCGGGGCGTGCCGCTGACCCCCGCGCACCTGCTGTACCTCGCCACCCGAGCCGGGGCACAGGCGCTGGATCTGGCACACCTGACCGGGGATTTCAGCGTGGGCAGGGTGTTCGACGCCGTGTTGATCGACCCCGCCCCGCAGACGGCCCTGCGCGCGGTGTACGCCGCCGCCGAGAGTCCGCTCAGGCTGCTGGCCGCCACTTTCGCCAGCGGCACGCCCGGCGACGTCGCCCGCGTGTGGGCCGGCGGTGACAACGCGTACCAGGCCCGCAGAGACCTGGCAGCCATCCACCCTTAG
- the xdhC gene encoding xanthine dehydrogenase accessory protein XdhC, which produces MHWLTALNHLRDIGEPAVLVTLVSVRGHAPREAGAKMVVSAGACWDTVGGGNLEATATQRARALLKVQASAPELLTLRLTSQAPAEHGRQCCGGEVTLLLEPVLGARPHIAVFGFGHVGLELARILSRLPLHLHLIDSREAQFSPERLAGLQEAEAQLHLHPSPIPEMTLAELPAGTNIVIMTHDHAEDAALCDAALRRPDLGFVGLIGSGAKWSHFREQLNREGHTDAALARITTPIGVPGISGKAPAVIAISVAAQLLQVISAQTTPTSPSQKATRS; this is translated from the coding sequence ATGCACTGGCTCACGGCCCTCAACCACCTCAGGGACATCGGCGAACCTGCCGTGCTGGTCACGCTGGTCAGCGTGCGCGGCCACGCCCCACGTGAAGCCGGGGCGAAGATGGTCGTCTCGGCCGGGGCGTGCTGGGACACGGTGGGCGGCGGCAACCTGGAAGCCACCGCCACGCAGCGTGCCCGCGCCCTGCTGAAGGTGCAGGCCAGCGCCCCCGAACTGCTCACGCTGCGCCTCACCAGCCAGGCCCCGGCCGAGCACGGGCGGCAGTGCTGCGGCGGAGAGGTCACCCTGCTGCTGGAACCGGTGCTGGGCGCGCGGCCCCATATCGCCGTCTTCGGTTTCGGGCACGTGGGGCTGGAACTGGCCCGCATTCTCTCGCGGCTGCCGCTGCACCTGCACCTGATCGACTCGCGTGAGGCGCAGTTTTCGCCTGAACGCCTGGCCGGCCTGCAAGAGGCAGAAGCCCAGCTGCACCTTCACCCTTCCCCGATTCCCGAGATGACGCTGGCCGAATTGCCCGCCGGCACGAATATCGTCATCATGACCCACGACCACGCCGAGGACGCCGCGCTGTGCGACGCCGCGCTGCGCCGGCCCGACCTGGGCTTCGTCGGGCTGATCGGCTCGGGCGCGAAGTGGAGCCACTTCCGTGAGCAACTGAACCGCGAGGGTCACACCGACGCCGCCCTGGCGCGCATCACCACGCCCATCGGTGTGCCGGGCATCAGCGGCAAAGCGCCCGCCGTCATCGCCATCAGCGTGGCCGCGCAACTGCTTCAGGTCATCTCGGCTCAGACCACACCCACCTCCCCCTCCCAGAAAGCGACCCGATCATGA